In Microbispora sp. ZYX-F-249, a single genomic region encodes these proteins:
- a CDS encoding TetR/AcrR family transcriptional regulator: MGDTRTRLLDGALETLRTQGIAKASARAIASAAGVNQALVFYHFGSVDELLAAALRYGSEQRVAVYRERFASVTSLKELLDLGRSLHTEERAAGNLAVLAQMLAGSQADERLAPATAGGLALWVAEVEDVLRRVLTGSPLAEFVDVAGLARATAAAFVGLELYDGVDKDGAERAFDSLEQLAGLVAVLEDMGPIVRRTVRSRLRKANGA; encoded by the coding sequence ATGGGCGACACCCGGACGAGGCTGCTCGACGGCGCGCTGGAGACCTTGCGCACCCAGGGCATCGCCAAGGCCTCGGCGCGGGCCATCGCCTCGGCCGCCGGGGTCAACCAGGCGCTCGTCTTCTACCACTTCGGCAGCGTCGACGAGCTGCTCGCGGCGGCCCTGCGGTACGGCTCGGAGCAGCGGGTGGCCGTCTACCGGGAGCGGTTCGCGTCCGTGACCTCATTGAAGGAGCTGCTCGACCTCGGCCGTTCCCTGCACACCGAGGAGCGCGCCGCGGGGAATCTGGCCGTGCTCGCCCAGATGCTCGCGGGGAGTCAGGCGGATGAGCGGCTCGCCCCCGCCACCGCCGGAGGGCTCGCCCTGTGGGTCGCCGAGGTGGAGGACGTGCTGCGACGGGTGCTGACCGGCAGCCCGCTCGCGGAGTTCGTGGACGTCGCCGGGCTCGCCCGCGCCACCGCCGCCGCCTTCGTCGGCCTCGAACTGTACGACGGCGTCGACAAGGACGGCGCGGAGCGGGCGTTCGACAGCCTGGAGCAGCTCGCCGGCCTGGTCGCCGTCCTGGAGGACATGGGCCCGATCGTCCGCCGCACCGTACGCTCCCGCCTCCGCAAGGCCAACGGCGCTTGA
- a CDS encoding Uma2 family endonuclease → MTALPDDSWLHHLRPQPSRVTAEEYEALPEEICRAIEIVDGYVVYCEAPSPEHQTAARRLANLIEREAKAAMGRGHGCLTVNTDVDLRLRDVPLLNRRPDVVLYRCLDRERGERLRAEHALLVVEIVSPGSETQDTTDKFGEYAKAGVEHYWIVRLDGTGVSVIERYRLDHASTLYKHIETFMKDEPGDPPVLANPIPVTINWSELEL, encoded by the coding sequence ATGACGGCTCTGCCCGACGACAGCTGGCTGCACCACCTCCGCCCGCAGCCCTCCCGGGTTACGGCCGAGGAGTACGAGGCCCTGCCGGAGGAGATCTGCCGGGCCATCGAGATCGTTGACGGCTACGTGGTCTACTGCGAGGCGCCGAGCCCCGAGCACCAGACGGCGGCCCGTAGGCTCGCGAACCTGATCGAGCGGGAGGCCAAGGCCGCGATGGGCCGGGGGCACGGATGCCTGACGGTCAACACCGACGTGGACCTACGGCTGCGCGACGTGCCGCTGCTCAACCGACGACCGGACGTCGTCCTCTACCGCTGCCTTGATCGGGAGCGAGGTGAGCGGCTCCGGGCCGAGCATGCCCTACTCGTCGTGGAGATCGTGTCCCCCGGATCGGAGACGCAGGACACCACCGACAAGTTCGGCGAATACGCGAAGGCCGGGGTCGAGCACTACTGGATCGTCCGGCTCGACGGCACCGGGGTGTCGGTCATCGAACGCTATCGGCTCGACCACGCCTCCACGCTGTACAAGCACATCGAGACCTTCATGAAGGACGAGCCGGGCGACCCGCCCGTCCTCGCTAACCCCATTCCCGTCACCATCAACTGGTCCGAGCTGGAGCTTTAG
- a CDS encoding alpha/beta hydrolase, with product MATYVLIHAAAVDSWYWGPLSAALRDRGHDVVAPDLPCDQESAGLAEYADTVVEAIGGRTDLVVVAHSFGGFTGPLVCDRVPADLLVMLQAQISAPGESPGEWWGNTGYWAAREEADRRRGAPGGTEEDTLSLVLHDTPADLAAEFVARHQRHQAPTPFGTPWPLASWPDVPTRFLLAAGDRFFPAEFMRGIVTERLSFQPDEMPGDHCPMLGHPRELADRLEAYRTGL from the coding sequence ATGGCGACTTACGTGTTGATCCACGCCGCGGCGGTCGATTCCTGGTATTGGGGACCGCTCTCGGCCGCCCTGCGAGACCGGGGCCACGATGTGGTGGCGCCGGACCTGCCCTGTGATCAGGAGTCGGCCGGGCTCGCGGAGTACGCGGACACGGTGGTCGAGGCGATCGGCGGGCGCACCGATCTGGTCGTCGTCGCCCACTCGTTCGGTGGGTTCACCGGCCCGCTGGTGTGTGACCGGGTGCCTGCCGACCTGCTCGTGATGCTCCAGGCTCAGATCTCGGCTCCCGGCGAATCGCCCGGCGAATGGTGGGGCAACACCGGCTACTGGGCGGCACGGGAGGAAGCCGACCGGCGCCGAGGCGCCCCGGGTGGCACGGAGGAGGACACGCTTTCCCTCGTGCTGCACGACACCCCGGCAGACCTGGCCGCCGAGTTCGTAGCCCGACACCAGCGGCACCAGGCGCCTACCCCATTCGGCACGCCGTGGCCGCTGGCATCCTGGCCGGACGTGCCGACCAGGTTCCTGCTGGCCGCCGGCGACCGCTTCTTCCCAGCCGAGTTCATGCGCGGGATCGTCACCGAGCGTCTCAGTTTCCAGCCGGACGAAATGCCTGGTGATCACTGTCCGATGCTCGGGCACCCGAGGGAACTGGCCGACCGCCTTGAGGCGTACCGCACCGGGCTCTGA
- a CDS encoding DUF1998 domain-containing protein, whose translation MKGKPIGGVRRAQLITTYGVGSLIAVGSESFMVAGLDLWPELGPYDQIIHERRLERELGVKRFRLPPASDSEKYGDIPVVRFPEILSCPSCNRLAQARFFGATRSPAKCQKCIRELVPSRFVVCCAAGHIDDFPYYRWLHKGGGSSASDGLKHELKLKASGRSASLGDIEISCACGVRPVTMEGALSKGALSGISSCTGRRPWLGDVPQEECQELPRAMQRGASGVWFSDVRSALSIPPWSEGVQKLVERNWNSLRRAADLRDRIEELELANRMYSVEQIIQAVERRRQDEAGHTDTSEEALKSEEYQALNRTTEEKPEKQDFVCVPWYDDSVGTELAIDQVMRVKRLREVRVLRGFSRLAAPSSANPRQRASLYAAESRPDWLPAIEVIGEGVFLRLDGARLVEWEKRSDVLARVAPMDAAYQKRFTRFGLPPDREITPRLVMIHTLTHAVINEWSLDSGYPAASLRERLYVSDEMSGFLIYTATSDSAGSLGGIVAQVESGRLATSIRTALERTSWCSADPLCIESDSSGTDNLNRAACHSCVLLPETSCEEFNALLDRALLVGVRDNPALGFFAEV comes from the coding sequence GTGAAGGGGAAGCCCATCGGGGGCGTACGCCGCGCCCAACTCATCACTACCTATGGGGTCGGCTCCTTGATCGCGGTCGGCAGCGAGTCTTTCATGGTCGCCGGACTCGACCTCTGGCCTGAGCTCGGTCCCTACGATCAAATCATCCACGAACGACGGCTTGAGAGGGAACTTGGAGTCAAGAGGTTCCGCCTCCCTCCAGCGTCCGACAGCGAAAAGTACGGTGACATCCCGGTCGTCCGGTTCCCGGAGATTCTGTCCTGCCCGAGCTGTAATCGGCTCGCCCAGGCTCGGTTCTTCGGCGCTACGCGCAGTCCGGCGAAGTGCCAGAAATGTATTCGTGAGCTAGTACCATCCAGGTTCGTCGTGTGCTGCGCCGCTGGTCATATCGACGACTTTCCCTACTATCGCTGGTTGCACAAGGGCGGTGGTTCGTCTGCTAGCGATGGGCTCAAGCATGAGCTGAAACTGAAAGCGTCGGGACGCAGTGCATCGCTCGGGGACATCGAAATCTCATGCGCCTGTGGCGTCCGCCCAGTCACGATGGAGGGCGCCCTTAGCAAGGGTGCTTTGAGTGGGATCAGTTCATGCACGGGCAGGCGCCCATGGCTGGGCGACGTTCCGCAGGAGGAATGCCAGGAGCTTCCACGAGCGATGCAGCGAGGTGCGTCAGGGGTCTGGTTTTCCGACGTCCGCTCCGCACTGTCCATCCCTCCGTGGTCAGAAGGCGTTCAGAAGCTTGTGGAGCGTAACTGGAACTCGCTTAGGAGGGCTGCTGACCTTCGCGATCGCATCGAAGAGCTTGAACTGGCGAATCGCATGTACAGCGTTGAGCAGATTATTCAGGCCGTAGAGAGGCGCCGTCAGGACGAGGCAGGTCACACGGACACCTCCGAGGAGGCCTTGAAATCCGAGGAGTACCAGGCACTTAACAGGACCACTGAGGAAAAGCCCGAGAAGCAGGACTTTGTCTGCGTACCATGGTACGACGATTCGGTCGGTACGGAATTGGCTATCGATCAGGTCATGAGGGTGAAGCGGTTGAGGGAGGTTCGGGTGCTTCGGGGATTCAGTCGTCTGGCTGCCCCCAGCTCCGCGAATCCGCGTCAACGGGCGTCGCTCTACGCGGCGGAGAGTCGTCCCGACTGGTTGCCGGCGATCGAAGTCATCGGCGAAGGGGTCTTCTTGCGCCTGGATGGCGCTCGGCTTGTAGAATGGGAAAAACGTTCAGATGTTCTGGCGCGTGTCGCGCCGATGGATGCAGCGTACCAAAAGCGATTCACACGCTTTGGTCTACCGCCGGATCGCGAGATCACGCCTCGCCTGGTTATGATTCACACTCTTACTCATGCAGTCATCAACGAGTGGAGTCTCGACTCCGGCTACCCTGCTGCCTCCTTGCGTGAGCGCCTCTACGTATCGGATGAGATGTCGGGGTTCCTTATCTATACGGCCACTAGCGACTCGGCCGGCAGTCTCGGTGGGATTGTTGCGCAAGTGGAATCGGGTAGGCTTGCAACTTCCATCCGTACTGCACTCGAAAGGACCTCGTGGTGCTCGGCGGATCCCCTGTGCATTGAGTCAGACAGTAGCGGCACCGATAACTTGAATCGTGCGGCTTGTCATTCGTGCGTACTGCTTCCTGAGACCAGTTGTGAGGAGTTCAACGCCCTTCTTGATCGTGCCCTTCTGGTTGGGGTACGAGATAATCCAGCTTTGGGCTTTTTTGCAGAGGTATGA
- a CDS encoding DUF4166 domain-containing protein: MTSIFQRALGADFARLHPQLQRRFGVNVADGQACVGTGVMEQIWHAGFTRPFLALGGTRNILIPEQGRQVPFTIENYPYVDSYGRETVSFVRTFDLPRKRRRFDAQMVYDPARGIVDYLGSHQHLAVDLDLQVDERGGMVIRSGGFRFHEGWFSCRLPKAATGTAVVRESYDDEAGEFRVGVTVSHSRLGPMFGYWGAFRARYVDVTEHGVPAVIKPRREEARI; the protein is encoded by the coding sequence ATGACCTCGATCTTCCAACGTGCCCTGGGCGCCGACTTCGCCCGCCTGCACCCGCAACTGCAACGCCGTTTCGGCGTCAACGTCGCCGACGGGCAGGCCTGCGTCGGCACGGGGGTGATGGAGCAGATCTGGCACGCCGGGTTCACCCGGCCGTTCCTGGCCCTCGGCGGCACCCGCAACATCCTGATCCCCGAGCAGGGCCGGCAGGTGCCGTTCACGATCGAGAACTACCCGTACGTCGACTCGTACGGGCGGGAGACGGTCAGCTTCGTCCGCACCTTCGACCTGCCGCGAAAACGGCGGCGGTTCGACGCGCAGATGGTGTACGACCCCGCCAGAGGCATCGTCGACTACCTGGGCTCGCACCAGCACCTCGCCGTGGACCTGGATCTCCAGGTGGACGAGCGCGGGGGCATGGTCATCCGGTCCGGCGGGTTCCGCTTCCACGAGGGCTGGTTCTCGTGCAGGCTGCCCAAAGCGGCCACGGGAACGGCCGTCGTCAGGGAGTCGTACGACGACGAGGCAGGGGAGTTCCGCGTCGGGGTGACGGTTTCGCACTCCAGGCTGGGGCCGATGTTCGGCTACTGGGGCGCGTTCCGGGCCCGCTACGTCGACGTCACCGAGCACGGCGTGCCCGCCGTCATCAAGCCGCGGCGCGAAGAGGCACGCATATGA
- a CDS encoding NAD(P)-dependent alcohol dehydrogenase yields the protein MDDRMMRAVLFDRYGGPEVLYVGRVPRPEPAPGEVLVRVRAFSVNGGELAARSGSLRLLTGRRFPQRVGLDLTGEVAALGYGTTDVAVGDRVWGIVGRTGFGTAAEYVTVRAERLGRVPDGLDLVEAAALPVATTAITALRDKAGLRPGERLLVRGAAGGVGNAAVQLGRAYGAEVTALARAANLDFVRTLGAHHAVDHRTVPPEELGSFDVVLDTVGTDLRALRRLLSPGGRMVTIAFDLTRLAASLGYIAASAVHGRGRVRFFSGNPRRALFDDLAREVAEGRLRPAVDTCFPLEETAAAHRALEAGGVRGKYVVRVG from the coding sequence ATGGACGACCGCATGATGAGAGCAGTGCTTTTCGACCGCTACGGCGGCCCCGAGGTGCTGTACGTGGGCCGGGTGCCACGCCCCGAACCGGCGCCCGGCGAGGTGCTCGTGCGGGTGCGCGCGTTCAGCGTCAACGGCGGTGAGCTGGCGGCCCGCTCCGGCAGCCTCCGTCTCCTGACCGGGCGGAGGTTCCCGCAACGCGTGGGGCTGGACCTCACCGGCGAGGTCGCCGCGCTCGGCTACGGCACGACGGACGTCGCGGTCGGCGACCGGGTGTGGGGCATCGTGGGCCGCACCGGATTCGGCACCGCCGCCGAATATGTGACCGTCCGGGCCGAGCGGCTCGGCCGCGTCCCGGACGGGCTGGATCTCGTGGAGGCCGCCGCGCTGCCGGTGGCGACCACGGCCATCACGGCGCTGCGCGACAAGGCCGGACTGCGCCCCGGCGAACGACTGCTCGTACGCGGGGCGGCGGGCGGGGTCGGCAACGCCGCCGTCCAGCTCGGCCGGGCCTATGGCGCCGAGGTCACGGCCCTGGCCCGCGCCGCCAACCTCGACTTCGTCCGTACGCTCGGCGCCCACCACGCCGTCGACCACCGGACCGTCCCGCCGGAGGAACTGGGCTCGTTCGACGTGGTCCTCGACACCGTCGGCACCGACCTGCGGGCCTTGCGGCGCCTGCTGTCGCCCGGCGGGCGCATGGTCACCATCGCCTTCGACCTGACACGGCTCGCCGCCTCACTCGGCTACATCGCCGCCAGCGCCGTACACGGGCGCGGCCGGGTGCGCTTCTTCAGCGGCAACCCCAGACGGGCGCTCTTCGACGACCTCGCCCGCGAGGTGGCGGAGGGGAGACTGCGCCCTGCGGTGGACACGTGCTTCCCGCTGGAGGAGACGGCGGCGGCACATCGAGCGCTGGAGGCGGGCGGGGTGCGGGGCAAGTACGTCGTCAGGGTCGGCTGA
- a CDS encoding glycoside hydrolase family 6 protein has protein sequence MNGGSEAGGLPGRHESALRAGDPAQVGPYRLLRRLGQGGMGTVYLGEAPDGTHVAVKLLHHTIAADPGFRRRFRREVEAAKRVARFCTAAVLDAQMDGETVYLVTEYVPGPTLREAVERDGPLRGSNLDGLAVSIATALRAIHAAGIIHRDLKPGNVLLSPIGPKVIDFGVAHLTDMAGHMSSAVVGTPSFMSPEQFEGGPLTPASDVFAWASTITYAGTGHAPFGHGSLPVVLNRIVNGTPDLTGLDGPLGTLVARALAKDPARRPTVQEILDALTGSTTPSVVTLPGTGGRRRGLVIGTGAGALALVAAVTAAWVGTSSGPATSGSSATSSATPAASVTSAAAALPSASVAGSGGNPLREPGVRFAYKQEPDPRRQADVWEAQGRKADAALMRALAAVPHSVNLNGSITEVGNTVTSTMRLAAAHDAVPVFLTDNIPLLDCSDRGAPDERAYQDWIDQVAAGIGAGRAVVVLEPNSLAELPGTDDCPPGGKAGMAERYRELGYAVDRLGALPHTAVYLDGGILGWPDFAEMADRLVNAGVGRADGFYLNSSDFQATEDLLWYGNRLSRCVHLLATDGGGTCADAEIDAVPARAPLPHFVIDTSRNGKGTWEVPEGKYADPQLWCNPPGRGIGLRPTTDTGDKLADAFLWIRHPGESNGRCLRGGPGPEDPVHHQVDPVGGTWWPALALERARNAVPPLR, from the coding sequence GTGAACGGCGGCAGCGAGGCGGGGGGCTTACCGGGGCGGCACGAGTCCGCCCTGCGGGCGGGTGACCCGGCCCAGGTGGGGCCGTACCGGCTGCTGCGCAGGCTGGGTCAGGGCGGGATGGGCACCGTCTACCTGGGCGAGGCGCCGGACGGCACTCACGTGGCGGTCAAGCTGCTCCACCACACGATCGCCGCCGACCCCGGCTTCCGCCGCCGGTTCCGGCGCGAAGTGGAGGCGGCCAAACGGGTCGCCCGTTTCTGCACCGCCGCCGTCCTGGACGCCCAGATGGACGGCGAGACCGTCTATCTGGTCACCGAGTACGTGCCCGGGCCGACCCTCCGCGAGGCCGTCGAACGAGACGGACCACTACGCGGCTCGAACCTGGACGGGCTCGCGGTCAGCATCGCCACCGCCCTGCGCGCCATCCACGCCGCCGGGATCATCCACCGCGACCTGAAGCCCGGCAACGTCCTGCTCTCCCCCATCGGACCCAAGGTCATCGACTTCGGCGTCGCCCACCTGACCGACATGGCCGGACACATGAGCAGCGCGGTGGTCGGCACGCCCTCGTTCATGTCCCCGGAGCAGTTCGAGGGCGGCCCCCTCACGCCCGCCTCGGACGTCTTCGCCTGGGCGAGCACGATCACCTACGCGGGCACGGGCCACGCCCCCTTCGGCCACGGATCGCTCCCCGTCGTGCTCAACCGAATCGTCAACGGGACGCCCGACCTGACCGGCCTCGACGGGCCGCTGGGCACGCTCGTCGCCCGCGCCCTGGCCAAAGATCCGGCGCGACGGCCGACCGTACAGGAGATCCTCGACGCGCTCACCGGTTCGACGACGCCGTCCGTCGTCACCCTGCCCGGGACCGGGGGGCGGCGCCGCGGCCTGGTGATCGGGACCGGGGCGGGCGCGCTTGCGCTGGTCGCGGCGGTGACCGCAGCCTGGGTCGGCACCTCGTCGGGCCCGGCCACGTCCGGCTCGTCCGCCACCTCGTCCGCCACCCCGGCGGCCTCCGTGACCTCTGCGGCCGCCGCGCTCCCGTCCGCCTCCGTCGCCGGCTCCGGCGGCAATCCGCTGCGTGAGCCCGGCGTACGGTTCGCGTACAAGCAGGAGCCCGACCCGCGGCGCCAGGCGGACGTCTGGGAGGCGCAGGGCAGGAAGGCCGATGCCGCGCTGATGCGCGCGCTGGCCGCGGTGCCGCACTCGGTGAACCTGAACGGCTCGATCACTGAGGTCGGGAACACGGTCACGTCCACGATGCGGCTCGCCGCGGCCCACGATGCCGTACCGGTGTTCCTCACGGACAACATCCCGCTGCTCGACTGTTCCGATCGGGGCGCGCCGGACGAGCGGGCGTACCAGGACTGGATCGACCAGGTCGCGGCCGGCATCGGCGCGGGCCGGGCGGTGGTCGTGCTCGAACCGAACAGCCTCGCCGAGCTGCCCGGCACCGACGACTGCCCGCCGGGCGGGAAGGCGGGGATGGCCGAGCGTTACCGTGAGCTCGGCTACGCGGTGGACCGCCTGGGGGCGCTCCCGCACACGGCCGTCTATCTCGACGGCGGCATCCTGGGCTGGCCCGACTTCGCTGAGATGGCCGACCGGCTGGTGAACGCCGGGGTGGGGCGGGCCGACGGCTTCTACCTGAACAGCTCGGACTTCCAGGCGACCGAAGACCTCCTCTGGTACGGGAACAGACTCTCCCGCTGCGTCCATCTGCTGGCCACCGACGGCGGCGGCACCTGCGCGGACGCCGAGATCGACGCCGTGCCGGCCAGGGCGCCGCTGCCCCATTTCGTCATCGACACCAGCCGCAACGGCAAGGGCACGTGGGAGGTGCCCGAGGGGAAGTACGCCGACCCCCAGTTGTGGTGCAACCCTCCGGGGCGGGGCATCGGCCTGCGCCCGACCACCGACACCGGCGACAAGCTGGCCGACGCGTTCCTGTGGATCCGCCACCCCGGAGAGTCCAACGGCCGGTGCCTGCGGGGCGGTCCCGGGCCGGAGGATCCGGTGCACCACCAGGTGGACCCCGTCGGCGGCACGTGGTGGCCCGCCCTCGCCCTGGAACGCGCCCGCAACGCCGTCCCGCCGCTGCGCTGA
- a CDS encoding DUF4166 domain-containing protein, translating into MNPGSIFERALGNDFARMHPQLQRRYDLSAANGRACVGTGVMTHVWHAGFTRPFLLLGALRNILVPEQGRQVPFTIENYPYVDSHGREAFTFVRSFDLSGRRRRFDATMVYDPTRNGILEYVGSHQHLSVDLDLRVDERGGLVFRTGGFRLHEGWLSCRLPKAVTGNALVRESYDDEAGEFRIEVTVSHSRLGPFFGYSGAFQVGYVDVAQHGVPATVMPRREEVRR; encoded by the coding sequence ATGAATCCGGGCTCGATCTTCGAACGTGCCCTGGGCAACGACTTCGCCCGCATGCACCCGCAGCTGCAGCGCCGCTATGACCTGAGCGCCGCGAACGGCCGGGCCTGCGTCGGCACGGGGGTGATGACGCACGTCTGGCACGCGGGCTTCACCCGGCCGTTCCTCCTCCTCGGCGCGCTGCGCAACATCCTGGTCCCCGAGCAGGGCCGGCAGGTGCCGTTCACCATCGAGAACTACCCGTACGTCGACTCCCACGGCCGGGAGGCCTTCACCTTCGTGCGCAGCTTCGACCTGTCCGGCCGGCGACGACGGTTCGACGCCACGATGGTGTACGACCCCACGAGGAACGGCATCCTCGAGTACGTCGGCTCGCACCAGCACCTGTCCGTGGACCTGGATCTGCGGGTGGACGAGCGCGGCGGGCTGGTCTTCCGCACCGGCGGCTTCCGGCTGCACGAGGGGTGGCTCTCGTGCCGCCTCCCGAAGGCCGTCACCGGAAACGCCCTGGTGCGGGAGTCGTACGACGACGAGGCGGGGGAGTTCCGCATTGAGGTGACGGTCTCCCACTCCAGGCTGGGCCCGTTCTTCGGCTACTCGGGCGCCTTCCAGGTCGGCTACGTCGACGTCGCACAGCACGGCGTGCCCGCTACGGTGATGCCGCGGCGCGAAGAGGTACGCCGCTGA